From Nitrososphaerota archaeon, one genomic window encodes:
- a CDS encoding serine/threonine protein kinase, which translates to MSSADQAAKLVKQLEGKDWKILHALERNLSAKEDVQPAKMTKTTDLFAEEIEFRLGRLEKAGLVMRTPNGYSLVTAGLDAIALNAFANRGLISALGKPIGVGKESDVYEAITEAGVSYAVKFYRIGRASFRAIRRKRSYLAEESPRRWFIMSIEAAKTEYNALRKLVEHSVAVPNVIARERHALLMPRIEGAMLVNVAEMSDPKGVLLKILANVRAAYLQAGVVNGDLSEYNVLFDGSDVWLIDWPQAVERSHPNADTLLDRDVLNILRFFKRRFSVESSLEDVSFYVRGWRETPSIL; encoded by the coding sequence GTGTCGTCTGCGGATCAAGCCGCTAAGCTCGTGAAGCAGCTAGAGGGCAAGGACTGGAAGATTCTTCACGCCCTTGAGCGAAACTTGTCTGCTAAAGAGGATGTGCAGCCTGCGAAGATGACGAAGACTACTGATCTGTTTGCTGAGGAGATTGAGTTTCGCTTAGGTCGGCTTGAAAAGGCTGGTCTGGTGATGCGTACTCCGAACGGGTACTCTCTTGTTACTGCAGGTCTTGACGCTATTGCGCTTAACGCGTTTGCAAACCGGGGGCTCATTTCTGCGCTTGGTAAGCCCATTGGAGTTGGGAAGGAGTCTGACGTCTATGAAGCCATTACTGAGGCGGGTGTTTCGTATGCAGTCAAGTTTTATAGGATTGGCCGAGCAAGCTTCCGCGCTATTAGACGAAAGCGGAGTTATCTTGCAGAGGAGTCTCCGCGCCGCTGGTTCATTATGAGTATCGAGGCTGCTAAGACTGAGTACAACGCGCTTAGGAAGCTTGTAGAGCACTCCGTCGCGGTTCCGAATGTAATCGCTAGGGAGCGTCACGCGTTGTTGATGCCACGGATTGAGGGCGCTATGCTTGTTAACGTCGCGGAGATGAGTGATCCAAAAGGTGTTTTGCTGAAGATTTTAGCTAATGTGCGAGCCGCCTATTTGCAGGCCGGTGTGGTTAACGGGGATCTCAGCGAGTACAATGTACTCTTTGATGGATCTGACGTGTGGCTGATAGACTGGCCTCAAGCTGTTGAACGTTCGCACCCTAATGCGGATACCCTTCTTGACCGTGATGTTCTGAATATTCTAAGGTTCTTTAAACGTAGGTTTAGCGTCGAGTCCAGTCTTGAAGATGTGTCCTTCTATGTCCGCGGTTGGCGTGAAACTCCTTCTATACTTTGA
- a CDS encoding CBS domain-containing protein, with amino-acid sequence MTSSEIGKMAIRDLSEDAHIVEPDMPISKVIGLLREWNTYQVFMQQEDKVGMISVRDILKVDNITTQKAESLVTYIPKLNPSDKVERAADIMEKYRIRALPVVENREITGQITAQSIVKALDRNELRNYKINSIMTGEPITVSTDDPATKARSKMIQKRIDHIPVVKDGKLAGIVTSSDIIYRIIPPASVETGAIGVPKQNQLDYAVTRLMDTDPITCGVEDKISDVLDNIQKRRSTYAVGLLWSEVQGIVTYRDFLKLVIAKKDMLEVPMYIVGLPEDPFEAEATREKFRKTVSALKKGIPDITEARSVIKTKEIRSDRRRYEVSIFLTTPTETHSYTEGGYDLPSIYDVLVERMKRLLPQRPRRMKRPSTRFGEETPSP; translated from the coding sequence TCTCAGAGAATGGAACACCTACCAAGTCTTCATGCAACAAGAGGACAAGGTTGGCATGATATCGGTTCGAGACATCCTGAAGGTAGATAACATCACTACACAGAAGGCTGAATCATTAGTCACCTACATTCCTAAACTCAACCCGTCTGATAAGGTGGAACGAGCCGCAGACATTATGGAGAAGTACCGTATCAGAGCACTACCAGTAGTCGAAAACCGCGAGATAACCGGGCAAATTACCGCTCAAAGCATCGTCAAAGCATTGGATCGTAACGAGTTGAGGAACTACAAGATTAACAGCATCATGACAGGAGAGCCCATTACCGTAAGCACCGATGACCCGGCGACCAAGGCTCGAAGCAAGATGATACAGAAGCGGATTGACCACATACCGGTTGTCAAAGATGGCAAGCTCGCAGGCATAGTCACATCTAGTGACATCATCTACAGAATAATACCGCCTGCAAGCGTAGAGACCGGAGCAATCGGTGTACCGAAGCAGAACCAGCTGGACTACGCGGTGACGCGGCTGATGGATACGGATCCAATCACCTGCGGAGTGGAGGATAAGATATCCGATGTCCTAGATAATATTCAGAAACGTAGATCCACCTATGCAGTAGGGTTACTCTGGTCAGAGGTTCAAGGAATAGTGACCTACCGAGACTTCCTGAAACTAGTTATCGCCAAAAAGGACATGCTCGAAGTCCCAATGTACATAGTAGGGTTACCTGAAGACCCGTTCGAAGCAGAGGCTACGAGAGAAAAATTCCGGAAAACAGTGTCTGCGTTAAAGAAAGGAATCCCCGACATCACCGAAGCCAGATCGGTCATCAAAACCAAGGAAATTCGAAGCGACCGGCGAAGATACGAGGTAAGCATATTCCTAACCACACCTACAGAAACCCACTCCTACACAGAAGGAGGCTACGATCTCCCATCAATCTACGACGTTCTCGTGGAACGCATGAAACGACTACTACCCCAGAGACCGCGACGAATGAAACGCCCCAGCACAAGATTCGGAGAAGAAACCCCTTCACCGTGA